In Sphaeramia orbicularis chromosome 5, fSphaOr1.1, whole genome shotgun sequence, a genomic segment contains:
- the LOC115419875 gene encoding zinc finger protein 232-like — MTRLELLNAFLNDRLTAAAEDIFRAVKDTVAEYQAEILRSKEENDRLRRLLNVALQRLLLHPDPQPVHALEDAEPCDGEWRTSVEPPPQVKEEPTPTDLQTDRDSDSAEGNCSGSEPQQRPHQTTLIQTASPAPQASCDIKTETDGEDGRRQSDPETDRTRKTHVSGREGRQGSDGKHGAHVLQVKNARPGRLAPPRSAHPGQSIQRWHSCKECGKGFSFACQLEVHMRWHTKEKPYSCTVCRKSFTTVSMLKRHHRIHTGEKPFRCHVCGKCFNQSAHLNTHFRLHTRDRASWGRTQHGK; from the exons ATGACCAGGCTGGAGCTGCTCAACGCCTTCCTCAACGACCGGCTGACCGCCGCCGCAGAGGACATCTTCCGCGCCGTGAAGGACACGGTGGCCGAGTACCAGGCGGAGATCCTCCGCTCCAAGGAGGAGAACGACCGGCTCCGGAGGCTCCTCAACGTGGCCCTGCAGAGGCTCCTGCTGCACCCAG ATCCTCAGCCCGTCCACGCCCTAGAGGACGCCGAGCCCTGCGACGGCGAATGGAGGACGAGCGTGGAGCCGCCGCCTCAGGTCAAAGAGGAGCCGACGCCCACAGACCTCCAGACCGACCGGGACTCAGACTCAGCAGAGGGGAACTGCAGCGGATCCGAGCCTCAGCAGAGACCGCATCAGACCACATTGATCCAGACGGCGTCTCCTGCTCCTCAGGCTTCGTGCGACATCAAGACGGAGACAGATGGCGAGGACGGGAGGAGACAGAGCGATCCAGAGACGGACAGGACTCGGAAAACTCACGTATCCGGCCGTGAGGGACGCCAGGGGTCCGACGGGAAGCACGGCGCTCACGTCCTGCAGGTGAAGAACGCCAGGCCGGGGAGGCTGGCGCCGCCTCGCTCCGCCCACCCGGGGCAGAGCATCCAGAGGTGGCACAGCTGTAAGGAGTGTGGGAAGGGCTTCAGCTTCGCCTGCCAGCTGGAGGTGCACATGCGCTGGCACACCAAGGAGAAACCCTACAGCTGCACCGTCTGCCGCAAGAGTTTCACCACGGTCAGCATGTTGAAGAGACACCACCGCATCCACACCGGGGAGAAACCCTTTCGCTGCCACGTCTGCGGGAAGTGCTTCAACCAGTCGGCTCATCTCAACACCCACTTCAGGCTCCACACCCGCGACAGGGCGAGCTGGGGCCGGACGCAGCACGGCAAGTGA
- the zc3h11a gene encoding zinc finger CCCH domain-containing protein 11A isoform X2 produces the protein MTNHGDDCYFYYYSTCTKGDSCPFRHCEAAIGNEMVCNLWQEGRCYRSVCKFRHMEITKNRKEIPCYWENQPAGCQKPHCAFFHEKPRFVDGICVPPDKSIRKNEELTHEEVAPPPPAAPLPTAANPQLRGVMKTESQDPVPSPTHPPVVINPADDDEDEDDQFSEEGDVGPSPRKLTGGAKSGDPLNFGVSTLEEIRLRRALKASMKRAGYPIQSADAPTNGEKENIQLFSQPAMYDLREELRGGGGDGLPLRKSLVERLGRIVDEEPSIPPPKSLKSVKERLTLPGRPVSPSQPAETNTESKTAPEQIRIKTLEEIRLEKAAKSQPQNKKEASDPELTKTTTTKPLKGIKRAITIKENTISHVKTFSEILHAKKKRQEEQEETTSSPRRAKKTLDQKQEQPQSAEPQEASSTGEVRVKTLEEIRREKAARMQAQQTTETGKNPDPEESSTKKPRLLRLNKPLPENKTTSGKASSEKIAEVPEKPAKPPSAAAQSSPAAASVKVKSFEEIMREKRLRKQEMEEQTSSSSKVQDTQPPPPPQNRAVGRGLKRKTPVKVTLSPSSSSQAPDPPAPTQKLPVRKLAPLKSKAASALNNGKAPAPVPVQVPVKSSSSVLKPHTESQSPISSKVSAPPQASAAENQTNVQKNAEPTTDTKVRPKLNVKPSVVKPAVQVKPGPKRRVAERSAVAAVKPLNSASTVLEESVQDRPAFLSSGADTQLISAVPCSPAALLDSSSSPMREELQTVPVFTQSPTQEPKPTAGVTAAVEACTVPQSPVLKTPPLPKSRRSSVPAARSSSSSASAAATSSAVDDFEELISEFADDHLEEDVDPGLGEDDLLQELSDMIDS, from the exons ATGACCAACCATGGAGACGactgctacttctactactattcAACCTGCACTAAG GGAGACAGCTGCCCGTTCAGACACTGTGAGGCAGCTATTGGCAATGAGATGGTCTGCAACCTCTGGCAGGAGGGACGCTGCTACCGCTCCGTCTGCAAGTTTCGCCACATGGAGATCACG AAAAACCGTAAGGAGATCCCATGTTACTGGGAGAACCAGCCAGCCGGCTGCCAGAAGCCACACTGTGCCTTCTTCCATGAGAAACCCCGCTTCGTCGACGGCATCTGTGTCCCACCTGATAAAA GTATAAGAAAGAACGAAGAGCTGACGCATGAGGAAGTGGCTCCTCCCCCACCGGCAGCTCCTTTACCCACTGCAGCCAATCCCCAGCTTCGAGGGGTCATGAAGACCGAATCCCAGGATCCGGTACCgagccccacccacccaccagtgGTCATCAATCCagcagatgatgatgaagatgaagatg ACCAGTTCTCAGAAGAGGGAGATGTTGGCCCATCTCCTAGGAAACTGACAGGAGGCGCAAAATCAG GTGACCCTCTGAACTTTGGCGTAAGCACCCTGGAGGAGATCCGGCTGAGGAGGGCCCTGAAGGCCAGCATGAAGAGAGCCGGGTACCCAATCCAGAGCGCCGACGCCCCAACCAatggagaaaaagaaaacatccaGTTGTTCAGTCAGCCGGCCATGTATGACCTCAGAGAAG AGctccgaggaggaggaggagacggacTCCCTCTGAGGAAGAGTCTGGTTGAACGTCTAGGCAGGATTGTGGACGAGGAGCCTTCGATACCTCCTCCTAAAA GTTTAAAGTCTGTTAAGGAGAGACTGACTTTGCCAGGTCGACCTGTTTCACCCTCACAACCAG CTGAAACAAACACGGAGTCAAAGACGGCCCCTGAGCAGATCCGCATTAAAACCCTGGAGGAGATCAGACTGGAGAAGGCAGCAAAGAGCCAACCTCAGAACAAGAAAGAGGCTTCAGATCCAGAACTCACcaaaaccaccaccaccaaaccccTCAAAGGAATCAAAAGAGCCATCACTATCAAAGAAAACACCATCAGTCATGTCAAAACCTTCTCTGAAATCCTCCACGCTAAGAAGAAgaggcaggaggagcaggaggagaccACCTCCAGCCCCAGGAGGGCCAAGAAGACCCTGGACCAGAAGCAGGAGCAGCCACAGTCTGCAGAGCCACAGGAGGCCTCCAGCACCGGTGAGGTCCGAGTGAAGACCCTGGAGGAGATCCGCAGGGAGAAGGCAGCCAGGATGCAGGCCCAGCAGACCACGGAGACCGGAAAGAACCCAGATCCTGAGGAGTCCAGCACCAAGAAGCCCCGTCTGCTGCGTCTCAACAAACCGCTTCCTGAGAATAAGACTACGTCAG GTAAAGCCTCATCCGAGAAGATTGCTGAGGTTCCAGAGAAGCCTGCGAAGCCTCCCTCTGCTGCTGCTCAG TCGAGTCCTGCAGCCGCCAGCGTCAAGGTGAAGAGTTTCGAGGAGATCATGCGTGAGAAACGTCTTCGGAAGCAGGAAATGGAGGAGCAGACGTCTTCTTCCTCCAAAGTCCAGGACacccagcctcctcctcctcctcagaacCGGGCAGTTGGACGTGGTCTGAAGAGGAAGACTCCGGTTAAGGTCACTCTGTCGCCTTCCTCATCCTCTCAGGCTCCCGATCCTCCAGCCCCGACCCAGAAGCTCCCAGTTCGTAAACTGGCCCCACTCAAATCCAAAGCTGCTTCAGCTCTGAACAACGGCAAAGCTCCTGCTCCTGTTCCGGTCCAGGTCCCGGTGAAGTCCAGCTCCTCTGTCCTGAAGCCTCATACCGAGTCCCAGAGTCCGATCAGCTCCAAAGTGTCGGCTCCGCCTCAGGCTTCAGCTGCAGAGAATCAGACCAACGTCCAGAAAAACGCAGAACCCACCACGGACACGAAAG TGCGGCCCAAACTGAACGTGAAGCCATCAGTGGTGAAGCCGGCGGTGCAGGTGAAACCGGGCCCGAAGCGGAGGGTGGCGGAGCGTTCTGCTGTGGCTGCAGTCAAACCCCTGAACAGCGCCTCCACGGTGCTGGAGGAGTCAGTGCAGGACAGACCG GCGTTCCTGTCGTCCGGCGCAGACACTCAGCTGATCTCTGCTGTTCCCTGTAGTCCTGCCGCGCTGCTGGACTCCAGCTCCAGTCCGATGAGGGAGGAGCTACAGACGGTCCCTGTCTTCACACAGAGTCCAACCCAGGAACCCAAACCCACGGCAGGGGTCACGGCTGCTGTCGAGGCCTGCACTGTCCCTCAAAG CCCGGTCCTGAAGACCCCCCCTCTGCCCAAGTCCCGGAGGTCGAGCGTGCCCGCCGCCCGGTCCTCCTCGTCCTCCGCCTCCGCTGCCGCCACCTCCTCAGCCGTGGACGACTTCGAGGAGCTCATCAGCGAGTTCGCCGACGATCACCTGGAGGAGGACGTGGACCCGGGGCTCGGAGAGGACGACCTGCTGCAGGAGCTGTCCGACATGATCGATAGCTGA
- the zc3h11a gene encoding zinc finger CCCH domain-containing protein 11A isoform X1, whose product MTNHGDDCYFYYYSTCTKGDSCPFRHCEAAIGNEMVCNLWQEGRCYRSVCKFRHMEITKNRKEIPCYWENQPAGCQKPHCAFFHEKPRFVDGICVPPDKSIRKNEELTHEEVAPPPPAAPLPTAANPQLRGVMKTESQDPVPSPTHPPVVINPADDDEDEDDQFSEEGDVGPSPRKLTGGAKSGDPLNFGVSTLEEIRLRRALKASMKRAGYPIQSADAPTNGEKENIQLFSQPAMYDLREELRGGGGDGLPLRKSLVERLGRIVDEEPSIPPPKSLKSVKERLTLPGRPVSPSQPAETNTESKTAPEQIRIKTLEEIRLEKAAKSQPQNKKEASDPELTKTTTTKPLKGIKRAITIKENTISHVKTFSEILHAKKKRQEEQEETTSSPRRAKKTLDQKQEQPQSAEPQEASSTGEVRVKTLEEIRREKAARMQAQQTTETGKNPDPEESSTKKPRLLRLNKPLPENKTTSAGKASSEKIAEVPEKPAKPPSAAAQSSPAAASVKVKSFEEIMREKRLRKQEMEEQTSSSSKVQDTQPPPPPQNRAVGRGLKRKTPVKVTLSPSSSSQAPDPPAPTQKLPVRKLAPLKSKAASALNNGKAPAPVPVQVPVKSSSSVLKPHTESQSPISSKVSAPPQASAAENQTNVQKNAEPTTDTKVRPKLNVKPSVVKPAVQVKPGPKRRVAERSAVAAVKPLNSASTVLEESVQDRPAFLSSGADTQLISAVPCSPAALLDSSSSPMREELQTVPVFTQSPTQEPKPTAGVTAAVEACTVPQSPVLKTPPLPKSRRSSVPAARSSSSSASAAATSSAVDDFEELISEFADDHLEEDVDPGLGEDDLLQELSDMIDS is encoded by the exons ATGACCAACCATGGAGACGactgctacttctactactattcAACCTGCACTAAG GGAGACAGCTGCCCGTTCAGACACTGTGAGGCAGCTATTGGCAATGAGATGGTCTGCAACCTCTGGCAGGAGGGACGCTGCTACCGCTCCGTCTGCAAGTTTCGCCACATGGAGATCACG AAAAACCGTAAGGAGATCCCATGTTACTGGGAGAACCAGCCAGCCGGCTGCCAGAAGCCACACTGTGCCTTCTTCCATGAGAAACCCCGCTTCGTCGACGGCATCTGTGTCCCACCTGATAAAA GTATAAGAAAGAACGAAGAGCTGACGCATGAGGAAGTGGCTCCTCCCCCACCGGCAGCTCCTTTACCCACTGCAGCCAATCCCCAGCTTCGAGGGGTCATGAAGACCGAATCCCAGGATCCGGTACCgagccccacccacccaccagtgGTCATCAATCCagcagatgatgatgaagatgaagatg ACCAGTTCTCAGAAGAGGGAGATGTTGGCCCATCTCCTAGGAAACTGACAGGAGGCGCAAAATCAG GTGACCCTCTGAACTTTGGCGTAAGCACCCTGGAGGAGATCCGGCTGAGGAGGGCCCTGAAGGCCAGCATGAAGAGAGCCGGGTACCCAATCCAGAGCGCCGACGCCCCAACCAatggagaaaaagaaaacatccaGTTGTTCAGTCAGCCGGCCATGTATGACCTCAGAGAAG AGctccgaggaggaggaggagacggacTCCCTCTGAGGAAGAGTCTGGTTGAACGTCTAGGCAGGATTGTGGACGAGGAGCCTTCGATACCTCCTCCTAAAA GTTTAAAGTCTGTTAAGGAGAGACTGACTTTGCCAGGTCGACCTGTTTCACCCTCACAACCAG CTGAAACAAACACGGAGTCAAAGACGGCCCCTGAGCAGATCCGCATTAAAACCCTGGAGGAGATCAGACTGGAGAAGGCAGCAAAGAGCCAACCTCAGAACAAGAAAGAGGCTTCAGATCCAGAACTCACcaaaaccaccaccaccaaaccccTCAAAGGAATCAAAAGAGCCATCACTATCAAAGAAAACACCATCAGTCATGTCAAAACCTTCTCTGAAATCCTCCACGCTAAGAAGAAgaggcaggaggagcaggaggagaccACCTCCAGCCCCAGGAGGGCCAAGAAGACCCTGGACCAGAAGCAGGAGCAGCCACAGTCTGCAGAGCCACAGGAGGCCTCCAGCACCGGTGAGGTCCGAGTGAAGACCCTGGAGGAGATCCGCAGGGAGAAGGCAGCCAGGATGCAGGCCCAGCAGACCACGGAGACCGGAAAGAACCCAGATCCTGAGGAGTCCAGCACCAAGAAGCCCCGTCTGCTGCGTCTCAACAAACCGCTTCCTGAGAATAAGACTACGTCAG CAGGTAAAGCCTCATCCGAGAAGATTGCTGAGGTTCCAGAGAAGCCTGCGAAGCCTCCCTCTGCTGCTGCTCAG TCGAGTCCTGCAGCCGCCAGCGTCAAGGTGAAGAGTTTCGAGGAGATCATGCGTGAGAAACGTCTTCGGAAGCAGGAAATGGAGGAGCAGACGTCTTCTTCCTCCAAAGTCCAGGACacccagcctcctcctcctcctcagaacCGGGCAGTTGGACGTGGTCTGAAGAGGAAGACTCCGGTTAAGGTCACTCTGTCGCCTTCCTCATCCTCTCAGGCTCCCGATCCTCCAGCCCCGACCCAGAAGCTCCCAGTTCGTAAACTGGCCCCACTCAAATCCAAAGCTGCTTCAGCTCTGAACAACGGCAAAGCTCCTGCTCCTGTTCCGGTCCAGGTCCCGGTGAAGTCCAGCTCCTCTGTCCTGAAGCCTCATACCGAGTCCCAGAGTCCGATCAGCTCCAAAGTGTCGGCTCCGCCTCAGGCTTCAGCTGCAGAGAATCAGACCAACGTCCAGAAAAACGCAGAACCCACCACGGACACGAAAG TGCGGCCCAAACTGAACGTGAAGCCATCAGTGGTGAAGCCGGCGGTGCAGGTGAAACCGGGCCCGAAGCGGAGGGTGGCGGAGCGTTCTGCTGTGGCTGCAGTCAAACCCCTGAACAGCGCCTCCACGGTGCTGGAGGAGTCAGTGCAGGACAGACCG GCGTTCCTGTCGTCCGGCGCAGACACTCAGCTGATCTCTGCTGTTCCCTGTAGTCCTGCCGCGCTGCTGGACTCCAGCTCCAGTCCGATGAGGGAGGAGCTACAGACGGTCCCTGTCTTCACACAGAGTCCAACCCAGGAACCCAAACCCACGGCAGGGGTCACGGCTGCTGTCGAGGCCTGCACTGTCCCTCAAAG CCCGGTCCTGAAGACCCCCCCTCTGCCCAAGTCCCGGAGGTCGAGCGTGCCCGCCGCCCGGTCCTCCTCGTCCTCCGCCTCCGCTGCCGCCACCTCCTCAGCCGTGGACGACTTCGAGGAGCTCATCAGCGAGTTCGCCGACGATCACCTGGAGGAGGACGTGGACCCGGGGCTCGGAGAGGACGACCTGCTGCAGGAGCTGTCCGACATGATCGATAGCTGA